CACTTGCCTTAATAGCCTGCTATCATATCTATCTACTAAATCTAAATGCTAAACcttcaaaggaaaaaagaaacccATTGATTTACACTGGAAAATCAGATGATTAGTGCATTTAATAGGCTAATTATAGCTTAGCATCATCCATGAGTATCCAATCATATTTAAATCCACATCTAGCACAAAACAAGAGCTACTAAAATAGCAGCTGTTTTTAAGTTATTCCATCCTCTGATCCACCAAATCTACAATCAAAACAAACCTGAAACGTCCCTCCCAAAATGCCCCTCGCACTCGAATAAACAGAGAAACACGAGTTTCAATgcatcatttcttttttttttaatcagtaaTCAGCACTTATATATCTCATCTGACTCAATATAATCCGATTAATTACCTCCAATTGTCCTGAAATTCATAGGATAAACAAACCTCCTTATAAGCTCGGATGAAACAAACGCCAGGGCTTGTAGTAATCAACCAAGTAGCTCCCAAAAActagggttttcttttctttatttgttttctcttgaAGACGAACAACCGAGATCCAGACACAGAAGGGAAGAGTTAGGTTTTCTTGATCTTTTCAGCTCTTCTCGTTTCCCTATGATGGATGGATGAGAGAGAAAGTGTCTTGAAAAAGGGAAATTCTTGAAAGAGAGACAGGCAAGCAATTGGCCATTTTACTGTTGCAGAATGACGTTTTCCCCCTTCGCATCgccaacagaaaaaaaaaataaattaaaataataaagaattttcCCGAAAACACACGCGCTGCTGTCTCTTGTACCGCGCTCTTATATCATTGTACATCTGAGTGAAATTTGGTGGGCAAGGGCATGGAAATGTAATTTACTTGCGTGGAAAATggatttaacttttatttataaatacgaGAATTTGCCTTAACCGTCCATTTTCCATTTTGGTTATCAATTTCTTCGCATTTTATTGATTAGTTATTGTAAGCGTAACTTGCTATAACGGGAGAAAGTGAGAGTATATGGTTTGGTTACATTGAACGGAACGGACCAACCATTAAtgagattatattataaattaataaaattatcaagattTGCTGCGATGTTGgttaaatatgataatcatAGTATCTTATAAAATAGAGGGAGGTTAAGAGACTTATAGTAGCAATATGAATCCCTTGTGGGCGGACAAGAGCATCAATTGGAACTGAAATTGTTGGGTAGCCCACGGTTCGGTTTTGGTTCCTATTTGAAAAAGCTTTAATTGGTTCGGTTTATAAAATTGGTGAACTTAGCATTGTGGGTGGGGGATAGATTTCAACTCCAAAATACTAAGTAAAATATGGTAAATTATGGAGgtaagtattatattataaattatcaaaattataaatatattgggtgaataaaaagtttttaaaacaaggtaaagggaaaatatttatttatctataataatttttttaaaataatatttacatcattataatattatttataatattatttataattaagtctaagataaatattattatattattttaaatttgaaaataaaataatacttaataatatttttataataacatttgcacaaaatgacaaaataacatTCGCTTTAATAGTTGATTTTGATAAAGGACtaggaaattgactttttcaaacttaaaatcaaaGATCATGAGGGACACAGTTAAATGCCTTTTAAGAAGGGCGGACATGGTGCCAAAAACTTTAGATGTCCATCTTACGTGGGGCAAGGTGCCTTATCCACTTATCCTTCCACGAACACAGAAAAACCGAGTAAACAATCAACCCAAAGGAAAGGAAATATTTACAAGAAGCCCACAAGAGCAAGATATGCAAGTACCACGTTCGTAAATATACCCGATGACAATACCATTTTCCCAGTACACCTCTAAATTACACCCTTAATCCAACTGGAGAGTATTATAGCGTGAGAAAGTTAGAAACATACGCAGCGTCAAATGGCTTGTCCCTCACTGTTACACTCTACGTCGTCGTTTCGCTGTCAATTTCCTATTCTATCATCTCCATCTTCTGTACGAACATCTTACGGAAACCCTAGAAATGTAAATGTGGTGGTATCGGTGAAGGCTGCTGCGGGAGGCATCGTGTTGGTGGACAAATCCGAATCAGATAAATCCCATCGGCTTAAAACTACTTATCTTGAAAAGGTTGTTCCTTTGCTCAAAGAGGAGTTCTCTTACACTAATATTCTTCAGGTAAtctgtttttgtatttattattttcatttttactttcttAATTATGGCAAACCCATGTTTTAGATGACTAtagttatttataaaatttgctAAAGTATTTTGATAATGAGTTATGCAGTCATCATCTTCCCACAAGAGACATGTAAAATGGGGGAAGCATCTAATTAGGAAGCGGCTCATGAATTCATATGATAGGTTCATAtctaagttttattaataaataaaatagtaatttggtACAAAGATGCTGATAAACATACACCAAAATGTAAACTTCCTGTATTTTTCTTACCGTTGACATTGAGAAAATTAGAGTGGAGGAATTTGAGAGTTGGTAAGATTGCAAAAGAATTTTAGTAACCGAGAGTGTGAGAGAGTTGTAGGGGAAAATGAGGCAGAAATCATAAGGTTACAGTGGCGGCAATAAATGTGCACCCCAACATCCTAAGCAAGGCAGCAAGCCCGGGGCTCCTAGGTTGAAAATTAATCCTATGAGACAGGGAAGGAGAGAATCTAAATGCTATGTGGTATAGATTTGGTGAATGGGAATTgggaatataaataaaacaatttctcACATGGCACCAGGACATGATTAATATCGCCATGATCCATCTTGATAGCTAGTGTTTTCTAAGTATAATAACTTAAGTATTTGACTTTTTTGTGTATTGTACAAGACATTAATACTCAATTCTAACTAATGCAGTGCTGGTCCTCATAAATTATGGAGTAGTTGCAATACCttacttttttaaaatgtgAGCTTTCTACATGTCACGGTGAAATGAACTTACTTTAGTATCAAGTCACAGTCTAAACTTCTCATGTTAATTTACatcaaaatgttttaagtgAAACAATAACAAAGATCACAGGATGAGTTGCTGGTCACtcataaaacaaaatgtttaaaaaagtaaaagtaatttCCTGGAGGGACTATGACTGCGGATGAAATGAGCATTTGCTTGCAGGTATTTGAAATGAACTGGTTTCAGGAGGAGGCTTGCATCATCAAATGGATTCTTGTAATATTGTATAATGAGTTGGTGTTGGTAGTGAGAGAGTTAGTAAAGCCATTTTTTAGAgaatcttgaaaaattttttgaGAAATAACAATCACATCTTAGATCAAGAAAATTTTCTGAAACTGAAACTTTTCTGTTTCATGAAATAtgagagagagagtgtgtgagagagagattCTCTGTATTTGAATTGCAGGCTATGTTAGAAGGACCAATTCCAGAGaaatatatggatatatatatttggCTACACTTCTTTTGTTGTATGAATTTCTTTGGATTTCTACTTCCAGATTGTGTGTATTACCATAGCAATGGTTgcatatttacttttaaaatggGTTGGCAATAGCATCAAataaattctttcattttttttctcttaaatgtGTAATTTACTAGTTGGCTTGAATTGGTAATGTGGAACATGGGTAGGTTCCAAAGCTTGAGAAGATTGTTGTCAACTGTGGTATTGGAGATGCTTCCCAGAATTCTAAGGGTTTGGAAGCGGCAATGAATGACTTAGCACTAATTACAGGGCAGAGACCTGTAAAGACACGAGCTAGGAAATCTGTTGCCACCTTCAAGATCAGGGAAGGTGAAACACTTGGGATTGCTGTCACACTTAGAGGAAATGTGAGCTTATATCATTTCTTTGGTAGCTATTCTTTTTAGCTATGTTTTAAGTCTTCTCATGATTCTTTGCTACAGATATTTTGAAGAttagagtttttatttttatattttctggtTGCTTGTTTAAAATGAAATAGAGTTGAGCGAAATAATCTCATGCTGCATACTTCTTTGGATGATATAACAGATAATGTATTCATTCCTAGATCGGCTGATTAACTTAGGGCTGCCTAGAACAAGAGATTTCCAAGGTGTGAACCCTAATAGCTTTGATGGTCATGGGAATTACAGCATTGGTATTCGTGATCAGAGTGTCTTTCCAGAGGTCAGGTCTGATGCTCTTAGTAAGCCGAAGGGAATGGATGTTTGCATTACAACAACAGCCAAAACTGATAAAGAAGCCCAGAAACTTTTGGCTTTATTGGGAATGCCATTCAGAGAAGGTGGTGGTCCTGCAGTTGTAGTGCGAAAGAAGAAACTGAAGGCTCAtcattttgattcaaaatccaAGGTAAGGTCACGTAGATGAGGTCTTATTCTTCCCCGTAGGATGGGATTTTTTTTGTGTCGC
This sequence is a window from Mangifera indica cultivar Alphonso chromosome 5, CATAS_Mindica_2.1, whole genome shotgun sequence. Protein-coding genes within it:
- the LOC123217641 gene encoding 50S ribosomal protein L5, chloroplastic is translated as MACPSLLHSTSSFRCQFPILSSPSSVRTSYGNPRNVNVVVSVKAAAGGIVLVDKSESDKSHRLKTTYLEKVVPLLKEEFSYTNILQVPKLEKIVVNCGIGDASQNSKGLEAAMNDLALITGQRPVKTRARKSVATFKIREGETLGIAVTLRGNIMYSFLDRLINLGLPRTRDFQGVNPNSFDGHGNYSIGIRDQSVFPEVRSDALSKPKGMDVCITTTAKTDKEAQKLLALLGMPFREGGGPAVVVRKKKLKAHHFDSKSKVRSRR